One Micromonospora sp. FIMYZ51 genomic window carries:
- a CDS encoding TetR/AcrR family transcriptional regulator — protein MPRPRSLTPDQIASAALTVIDRDGLAGFTMRAVATELSMSAMALYRYVDDRGELERLVVERVLDGVDNQPPDPGLPWADRVTVMVRRMRAAVAAHPATAALVPVHRHRSRAVLRWTETLLGLLTEAGLTGAQRVVALRGLLSYLLGAIQLEHLGPLAGRGTEVLAELPPEAFPHLADTARTARQVDPDAEFDGGLALILRGLTNPPR, from the coding sequence ATGCCTCGGCCCCGCTCGCTGACTCCCGACCAGATCGCCTCGGCGGCGTTGACCGTGATCGACCGCGACGGGCTCGCCGGGTTCACCATGCGGGCGGTCGCCACCGAGCTGTCGATGAGCGCGATGGCCCTCTACCGCTACGTCGACGATCGCGGCGAGCTGGAACGGCTGGTCGTGGAGCGGGTGCTCGACGGGGTCGACAACCAACCGCCCGATCCGGGCCTGCCCTGGGCCGACCGCGTCACCGTCATGGTGCGGCGGATGCGCGCGGCCGTCGCCGCCCACCCGGCGACGGCGGCCCTGGTCCCTGTGCATCGGCACCGCTCCCGGGCCGTGCTGCGCTGGACGGAGACGCTGCTCGGGCTGTTGACCGAGGCCGGGCTCACCGGTGCGCAACGGGTGGTCGCCCTGCGTGGGCTGCTCAGCTACCTGCTCGGCGCGATCCAGCTGGAACATCTGGGTCCGCTCGCCGGGCGCGGCACCGAGGTACTGGCCGAGCTCCCGCCGGAGGCGTTCCCGCACCTCGCCGACACCGCCCGCACCGCCCGCCAGGTCGACCCGGAC
- a CDS encoding peroxiredoxin-like family protein, with the protein MRSQSIVSTRTLTPVNAGPVELPDPHRLVHLQFRRFAGCPVCNLHLRSVVTRHAEIEAAGVREVVLFHSPADELREHVAELPVAVVADPDKRLYREFGVESGRRSLLDPRAWLPILRAVLTGVWHVLRGREKLPASTPHGGRLGLPADFLIAPDGRIVAAHHGQHAYDQWSVDTLLALAGSHRH; encoded by the coding sequence ATGCGATCCCAATCGATCGTGAGCACCCGGACGCTCACGCCCGTCAACGCCGGACCGGTCGAGTTACCCGACCCGCACCGGCTGGTCCACCTCCAGTTCCGCCGGTTCGCCGGCTGCCCGGTGTGCAACCTGCACCTGCGCTCGGTGGTAACCCGGCACGCCGAGATCGAGGCGGCGGGCGTACGAGAGGTGGTGCTCTTCCATTCACCCGCCGACGAGTTGCGCGAGCACGTCGCGGAGCTGCCGGTCGCCGTGGTCGCCGACCCGGACAAGCGGCTCTACCGGGAGTTCGGGGTCGAGTCGGGACGCCGGTCGCTGCTGGACCCCCGGGCCTGGCTGCCGATCCTCCGCGCGGTGCTGACCGGCGTGTGGCACGTGCTGCGCGGGCGCGAGAAGCTACCCGCCAGCACGCCGCACGGCGGGCGACTCGGCCTGCCCGCCGACTTCCTGATCGCCCCGGACGGGCGGATCGTCGCCGCCCACCATGGCCAGCACGCCTACGACCAATGGTCGGTCGACACCCTGCTGGCGCTGGCCGGCTCGCACCGGCACTGA
- a CDS encoding enoyl-CoA hydratase/isomerase family protein, with amino-acid sequence MVLADAELTVEVTGPVATVVIRNPDRRNALTPAMWRQLPVLLDGLEADPAVRVLVLTGAEGTFCAGADLGSPDELLTDDLGIAVAAEERLAAFAKPTVAAIQGACVGGGCQLAVACDLRIAAEGARFGVPPARLGVVYAAPTTRRLARLVGPAATKYLLFTGDLVDAGRALRIGLVDEVLPDAELTARVAGLTRTIADRSQLSVAAAKEIVDGRADDDRVAWWYRQMRDSGEAQEGVAAFHERRPPRFAWTRPE; translated from the coding sequence GTGGTCTTGGCGGACGCCGAGCTGACGGTCGAGGTGACGGGTCCGGTGGCCACCGTGGTGATCCGTAACCCGGACCGGCGCAATGCCCTCACCCCGGCCATGTGGCGACAACTGCCGGTGCTGCTCGACGGCTTGGAGGCCGATCCGGCGGTACGCGTCCTCGTGCTCACCGGCGCCGAGGGGACCTTCTGCGCCGGTGCGGATCTGGGCTCCCCGGACGAGTTGCTCACCGACGACCTCGGCATCGCGGTCGCGGCCGAGGAACGGCTCGCCGCCTTCGCCAAGCCGACCGTGGCCGCCATCCAGGGGGCCTGTGTCGGCGGCGGCTGCCAGCTCGCCGTCGCCTGCGATCTGCGGATCGCCGCCGAGGGCGCGAGGTTCGGCGTACCGCCGGCCCGGCTCGGGGTGGTCTATGCGGCACCCACCACCCGCCGGCTGGCCCGGCTGGTGGGCCCGGCGGCGACCAAGTACCTGCTGTTCACCGGCGACCTGGTGGATGCCGGTCGCGCGCTGCGGATCGGCCTGGTCGACGAGGTGCTGCCCGACGCCGAGCTGACTGCCCGGGTCGCCGGGCTCACCCGCACCATCGCGGACCGTTCGCAGCTGAGCGTCGCCGCCGCGAAGGAGATCGTCGACGGCCGCGCGGACGACGACCGGGTCGCCTGGTGGTACCGGCAGATGCGGGACAGCGGCGAGGCCCAGGAGGGTGTCGCCGCGTTCCACGAACGTCGCCCGCCGCGCTTCGCCTGGACCCGCCCCGAGTGA
- the ugpC gene encoding sn-glycerol-3-phosphate ABC transporter ATP-binding protein UgpC, which produces MATVTYAKASRIYPGTERPAVNQLDLQIGDGEFLVLVGPSGCGKSTSLRMLAGLEDVDDGAIYIDDRDVTHLPPKSRDIAMVFQNYALYPHMTVYENMAFALKLRKTSKSEIDRRVKEAAALLQLEEYLSRKPKALSGGQRQRVAMGRAIVREPQVFLMDEPLSNLDAKLRVQTRTQIASLQAKLGVTTVYVTHDQVEAMTMGHRVAVMLDGVLQQVDTPRALYDTPANVFVAGFMGSPAMNIKTVPLTEQGAAFAELHVPLTREQTEAANAEGGDGKVTVGFRPEDCDIVGASEGGMPLVVELVEDLGSDANVYGHAALDGASERFVVRTDRRHMPNMGDTVFVKPRTGRSHVFHSATGQRI; this is translated from the coding sequence ATGGCTACGGTCACCTACGCGAAGGCGTCCCGGATCTACCCGGGCACCGAACGCCCCGCCGTCAACCAGCTCGACCTCCAGATCGGCGACGGCGAGTTCCTCGTCCTGGTCGGCCCCTCCGGTTGTGGTAAGTCCACCAGCCTGCGCATGCTCGCCGGCCTGGAGGACGTTGACGACGGCGCGATCTACATCGACGACCGGGACGTCACCCACCTGCCGCCGAAGTCCCGCGACATCGCGATGGTCTTCCAGAACTACGCGCTCTACCCGCACATGACGGTGTACGAGAACATGGCGTTCGCGCTCAAGCTGCGCAAGACCTCGAAGTCCGAGATCGACCGGCGGGTCAAGGAGGCGGCGGCGCTGCTCCAGTTGGAGGAGTACCTCAGCCGCAAGCCCAAGGCGCTCTCCGGCGGTCAGCGCCAGCGGGTCGCGATGGGCCGGGCCATCGTCCGGGAGCCCCAGGTCTTCCTGATGGACGAGCCGCTGTCGAACCTCGACGCCAAGCTCCGGGTGCAGACCCGTACCCAGATCGCCTCGCTTCAGGCCAAGCTCGGCGTCACCACCGTCTACGTCACCCACGACCAGGTCGAGGCCATGACCATGGGTCACCGGGTGGCGGTCATGCTCGACGGCGTGCTCCAGCAGGTGGACACCCCCCGGGCGCTCTACGACACCCCGGCCAACGTCTTCGTCGCCGGCTTCATGGGCTCGCCCGCCATGAACATCAAGACCGTCCCGCTCACCGAGCAGGGCGCGGCGTTCGCCGAGCTCCACGTGCCGCTGACCCGCGAGCAGACCGAGGCGGCAAACGCCGAGGGCGGCGACGGCAAGGTGACCGTCGGCTTCCGTCCGGAGGACTGCGACATCGTCGGTGCGAGCGAGGGCGGCATGCCGCTCGTCGTCGAGCTGGTCGAGGACCTCGGCTCGGACGCCAACGTCTACGGCCACGCCGCGCTGGACGGTGCCTCCGAGCGGTTCGTCGTGCGGACCGACCGGCGGCACATGCCGAACATGGGCGACACGGTCTTCGTGAAGCCGCGTACCGGCCGCAGCCACGTCTTCCACTCCGCCACCGGCCAGCGGATCTGA
- the rlmB gene encoding 23S rRNA (guanosine(2251)-2'-O)-methyltransferase RlmB translates to MAGNSQRRGRRTTSKAGAPKGSGGKNRDSLAGRGRTLPADERPWHKGYSGTEKLPQRTAWKQEKERRAAAEEGRAPKIGKPGSKDTTWGKGGGRGTTATGKPVRGRQPAARGGPRVAPGRKSNPAKDAPELLVGRNPVLEALRAHVPATALYTAQGIDVDDRVKETVRTAADRGIAILEISRAELDRMTGGVLHQGVGLQVPPFAYEPFEDLVAAALEQPAPLLVALDGVTDPRNLGAVIRSAAAFGAQGVFVPERRAAGITATAWRTSAGAAARIPVAQVTNLTRSLKACRDAGFMLVGLDADGDTDLYDLEAAVGPLVVVVGSEGRGLSRLVGQTCDLTVSIPMVSEVESLNASVAAAVTLAEVARRRAAEG, encoded by the coding sequence ATGGCCGGCAATTCGCAACGCCGTGGCCGGCGGACCACGTCCAAGGCAGGTGCCCCGAAGGGGTCCGGTGGTAAGAACCGGGATTCCCTCGCCGGACGTGGACGGACCCTGCCCGCCGACGAACGGCCCTGGCACAAGGGGTACTCCGGCACGGAGAAGCTGCCCCAGCGCACCGCCTGGAAGCAGGAGAAGGAACGTCGGGCGGCGGCCGAGGAGGGGCGTGCCCCGAAGATCGGCAAGCCCGGCAGCAAGGACACCACCTGGGGCAAGGGCGGCGGTCGGGGCACCACCGCGACAGGCAAGCCGGTCCGCGGCCGGCAACCCGCCGCGCGGGGCGGACCCCGGGTCGCGCCGGGGCGCAAGTCCAACCCGGCGAAGGACGCACCCGAGCTGCTGGTCGGCCGTAACCCGGTACTGGAGGCGCTGCGCGCCCACGTGCCGGCCACCGCGCTCTACACGGCCCAAGGCATCGACGTCGACGACCGGGTGAAGGAGACCGTCCGGACCGCGGCCGACCGGGGCATCGCCATCCTGGAGATCAGCCGCGCCGAGTTGGACCGGATGACCGGGGGCGTGCTGCACCAGGGCGTCGGTCTCCAGGTGCCGCCGTTCGCGTACGAGCCGTTCGAGGATCTGGTCGCCGCCGCGCTGGAACAGCCGGCGCCGCTGCTGGTGGCGCTGGACGGGGTGACCGACCCGCGCAATCTGGGCGCGGTGATCCGGTCGGCTGCCGCGTTCGGCGCGCAGGGCGTCTTCGTACCGGAGCGGCGGGCGGCCGGGATCACCGCGACCGCCTGGCGGACCAGTGCCGGCGCGGCGGCCCGGATCCCGGTGGCTCAGGTCACCAACCTGACCCGGTCGTTGAAGGCCTGTCGGGACGCCGGCTTCATGCTTGTCGGCCTGGACGCCGACGGCGACACCGACCTGTACGACCTGGAGGCTGCGGTCGGTCCGCTGGTCGTGGTGGTCGGCTCGGAGGGCCGAGGGCTGTCCCGGCTGGTCGGGCAGACCTGCGACCTGACCGTCAGCATCCCGATGGTCTCCGAGGTGGAGTCGCTTAACGCGAGCGTGGCTGCTGCGGTCACCCTCGCCGAGGTGGCTCGCCGCCGGGCCGCCGAGGGCTGA
- the cysS gene encoding cysteine--tRNA ligase, protein MTLRLYDTATRSVRDFVPREAGKVGVYLCGLTLQAPPHIGHLRSGVNYDVLRRWLLAAGYEVTFIRNVTDIDDKILVKAQEQDRPFWSIAYGNELTLAAAYRALNVLPPTYEPRATGHIPEMHELIARLIERGHAYPATDDSGDVYFDVRSWPAYGALSHQSPDDMQSACDAPERGKRDPRDFALWKGAKPDEPADAYWPSPWGRGRPGWHIECSAMCWRYLGAEFDIHGGGLDLIFPHHENEVAQSQAADLPFARYWVHHGLLGIGGTKMGKSLGNALDLAYVASLGVRPVELRYYYVAAHYRSRIDYSEEALREAAVAYRRIEGFVQRAVERVGAGQLGELPAGFAAAMDDDLNTSAALAVLHEVLRDGNNALAGGDDVTVRTALGSVRMMLDILGVDPLDPAWTGGARTSDLRGVVDSLVALALEQRAQARVRKDWAAADALRDQLKRAGVVVEDTPQGPRWTIGEHD, encoded by the coding sequence GTGACGCTACGCCTGTATGACACCGCCACCCGATCGGTGCGGGACTTCGTTCCGCGGGAAGCCGGCAAGGTGGGGGTCTACCTGTGTGGGCTCACCCTGCAGGCGCCGCCGCACATCGGCCACCTTCGCTCCGGCGTCAACTATGACGTGCTGCGTCGCTGGCTGCTGGCCGCCGGCTACGAGGTCACCTTCATCCGCAACGTTACCGACATCGACGACAAGATCCTGGTCAAGGCGCAGGAGCAGGATCGACCGTTCTGGTCGATCGCGTACGGCAACGAGCTGACGCTTGCCGCGGCGTACCGGGCGTTGAACGTGCTGCCGCCGACCTACGAGCCGCGGGCCACCGGACACATCCCCGAGATGCACGAACTGATCGCCCGGTTGATCGAGCGGGGGCACGCCTACCCGGCCACCGACGACTCCGGCGACGTGTACTTCGACGTGCGCTCGTGGCCGGCCTACGGCGCGCTCTCCCACCAGTCGCCCGACGACATGCAGTCCGCGTGCGACGCCCCCGAGCGCGGCAAGCGGGACCCGCGCGACTTCGCGCTCTGGAAAGGCGCCAAACCGGACGAGCCGGCGGACGCCTACTGGCCGTCGCCGTGGGGGCGGGGCCGTCCGGGCTGGCACATCGAGTGCTCGGCGATGTGCTGGCGTTACCTCGGTGCCGAGTTCGACATCCACGGCGGCGGGCTCGACCTGATCTTCCCGCACCACGAGAACGAGGTGGCCCAGTCCCAGGCCGCCGACCTGCCCTTTGCCCGGTACTGGGTGCACCATGGTCTGCTCGGCATCGGCGGGACCAAGATGGGCAAGTCGCTGGGCAACGCCCTCGACCTCGCCTACGTCGCCTCGCTCGGGGTTCGCCCGGTCGAGCTGCGCTACTACTACGTCGCCGCGCACTACCGCTCCCGGATCGACTACTCCGAGGAGGCGCTGCGCGAGGCGGCCGTCGCGTACCGGCGGATCGAGGGTTTCGTGCAGCGCGCGGTCGAGCGGGTGGGCGCCGGTCAGCTCGGTGAACTGCCGGCCGGGTTCGCCGCGGCGATGGACGACGACCTGAACACCTCGGCCGCACTGGCCGTCCTGCACGAGGTGCTGCGCGACGGCAACAACGCGCTGGCCGGCGGCGACGATGTGACCGTACGCACGGCGCTCGGCAGTGTGCGCATGATGCTGGATATCCTCGGCGTCGACCCCCTCGACCCGGCGTGGACCGGTGGGGCCCGGACGAGTGACCTCCGTGGTGTGGTGGACTCCCTGGTCGCCCTGGCCCTGGAACAGCGTGCGCAGGCCCGGGTCCGCAAGGACTGGGCCGCCGCCGACGCGCTACGGGATCAGCTCAAGCGGGCCGGCGTGGTGGTCGAGGACACCCCACAGGGCCCGCGCTGGACAATTGGAGAGCATGACTGA
- a CDS encoding helix-turn-helix domain-containing protein, producing the protein MTAGGETAQTLDRGLRLLHLVADAPGGLTVTEAASRLGIGRAAVYRLVAPLAGHGLLRRDNAGRLRLGAGVLHLARRAQPLLAEGALPALRRLAEQAGATAHLTVVEGGEGVALAVVEPSWTSFHVAYRTGARHPLERGAAGQAILAGRTGDAGPVSTVGELQPGAYGVAAPVLGVPGLEASVGVVALAPLDTETVGAQVLAAATAVATALT; encoded by the coding sequence GTGACGGCCGGTGGTGAGACGGCGCAGACGTTGGATCGCGGCCTGCGGCTGTTGCATCTGGTCGCGGACGCGCCGGGTGGGCTGACCGTCACCGAGGCGGCGAGCCGGTTGGGCATCGGGCGGGCAGCCGTCTACCGGCTGGTCGCGCCGTTGGCCGGGCACGGCCTGCTGCGCCGCGACAACGCCGGCCGGCTCCGCCTCGGCGCGGGCGTGCTGCACCTGGCGCGGCGTGCCCAGCCACTGCTGGCCGAGGGGGCGCTTCCCGCACTGCGGCGACTCGCCGAACAGGCCGGGGCCACCGCCCATCTCACCGTGGTCGAGGGCGGCGAAGGCGTCGCGCTGGCGGTGGTCGAGCCGAGTTGGACGTCGTTTCACGTGGCGTATCGGACCGGTGCCCGGCATCCGCTGGAACGCGGCGCGGCCGGCCAGGCCATCCTGGCTGGCCGGACCGGCGACGCCGGCCCGGTCAGCACCGTCGGCGAGTTGCAACCCGGTGCGTACGGGGTGGCGGCACCGGTGCTCGGCGTGCCCGGCCTGGAGGCGAGCGTAGGAGTCGTCGCCCTGGCCCCGCTGGACACCGAGACAGTCGGCGCCCAGGTGCTGGCCGCCGCCACCGCCGTCGCCACCGCCCTGACCTGA
- a CDS encoding S8 family serine peptidase: MSKRFTAGVVATAATLALTVTGLSVPASAEPAAVRTFTVVAEDGYAAESAIAAIRSAGGTVVSRTDEVGVFQVTSDRADFQARVATAAALIGAAEEKAIGRKPKLDRIEQEHLLAAATAKGAGKKPGKKPAKLDPLDDKLWGLAMIRADQARKVEAGDRRVTVGVLDTGVDASHPDIAPNFDWRLSRNFAPDIPEIDGPCEVPSCLDPAGTDDGGHGTHVAGTIGAAANGFGLSGVAPKVSLVNLKGGQDSGYFFLNPVVNALLHAGRSGLDVVNMSFYVDPWLYNCTANPADSPAAQAAQRATIRAMKRALTFAHDRGVTLVAALGNNHEDLGDPRTDISSPNYGDVAPYPREIDNNSCWNMPTEGPNVISVAAVGPSGQKSDYSNYGTEQTAVAAPGGWFRDGFGTDTFRTDANMILSTYPKKVLQEEGTVDEDGNIVPGAETFVFKECKPNGACAYFTYLQGTSMAAPHASGVAALIVSRYGKAQRGGGFGLAPDVVEQQLYRTAAERACPQPRLVSYANEGRPAEFDAYCAGPTNFNGFYGHGIIDAHAAVTTPLRSHR; the protein is encoded by the coding sequence GTGAGCAAGCGCTTCACCGCCGGTGTGGTCGCGACCGCGGCGACACTGGCACTCACGGTGACCGGTCTGAGCGTGCCGGCCAGTGCCGAGCCAGCGGCCGTCCGGACCTTCACCGTGGTCGCCGAGGACGGATACGCCGCCGAGTCGGCGATCGCCGCCATCCGGTCGGCCGGCGGGACCGTGGTGTCCCGGACCGACGAGGTCGGCGTGTTCCAGGTGACCAGCGACCGGGCTGATTTCCAGGCGCGGGTGGCCACCGCCGCGGCCCTGATCGGGGCCGCCGAAGAGAAGGCGATCGGTCGCAAGCCCAAGCTGGACCGGATCGAGCAGGAACACCTGCTGGCCGCCGCGACCGCCAAGGGCGCCGGCAAGAAGCCCGGCAAGAAACCCGCCAAGCTGGACCCGCTCGACGACAAGCTCTGGGGTCTGGCGATGATCCGGGCCGACCAGGCGCGCAAGGTGGAGGCCGGCGACCGCCGGGTCACCGTCGGCGTACTCGACACCGGGGTCGACGCGAGCCACCCCGACATCGCCCCGAACTTCGACTGGCGGCTCTCGCGGAACTTCGCGCCGGACATCCCCGAGATCGACGGGCCGTGCGAGGTGCCGAGCTGCCTCGACCCGGCCGGCACCGACGACGGCGGGCACGGCACGCATGTGGCCGGCACCATCGGTGCCGCCGCCAACGGCTTCGGCCTTTCCGGGGTGGCCCCGAAGGTCTCCCTGGTCAATCTCAAGGGCGGGCAGGACTCGGGCTACTTCTTCCTGAACCCCGTGGTAAACGCCCTGCTGCACGCCGGTAGGTCCGGTCTGGACGTGGTGAACATGTCCTTCTACGTCGACCCGTGGTTGTACAACTGCACCGCGAACCCGGCCGACTCCCCGGCGGCGCAGGCGGCGCAGCGCGCCACCATCCGGGCCATGAAGCGGGCCTTGACCTTCGCCCACGACCGGGGCGTCACCCTGGTCGCTGCGCTCGGCAACAACCACGAGGACCTGGGCGACCCGCGTACCGACATCTCCAGCCCGAACTACGGTGACGTCGCGCCGTACCCCCGGGAGATCGACAACAACAGCTGCTGGAACATGCCGACCGAGGGGCCGAACGTGATCAGCGTCGCCGCCGTCGGCCCGTCCGGCCAGAAGTCCGACTACTCCAACTACGGCACCGAGCAGACGGCCGTGGCCGCGCCCGGTGGCTGGTTCCGGGACGGCTTCGGCACCGACACGTTCCGCACCGACGCCAACATGATCCTGTCCACGTACCCGAAGAAGGTCCTCCAGGAGGAGGGCACGGTCGACGAGGACGGCAACATCGTGCCGGGCGCCGAGACCTTCGTCTTCAAGGAGTGCAAGCCCAACGGTGCGTGCGCCTACTTCACGTACCTCCAGGGCACCTCGATGGCGGCCCCGCACGCCTCGGGGGTGGCCGCGCTCATCGTCAGCCGGTACGGCAAGGCGCAGCGTGGCGGCGGTTTCGGTCTGGCACCGGACGTGGTCGAGCAGCAGCTCTACCGGACGGCGGCCGAGCGCGCCTGCCCGCAGCCGCGCCTGGTCAGCTACGCCAACGAGGGTCGGCCGGCCGAGTTCGACGCCTACTGCGCCGGCCCGACCAACTTCAACGGCTTCTACGGTCACGGCATCATCGACGCCCACGCGGCGGTGACCACCCCGCTGAGGTCCCACCGATAG
- a CDS encoding EamA family transporter, translating to MRQPPATGVGLTLALISAVTFATSGTFARSLINAGWSAEAVVVARVGIAALVLALPALLILRGRWPVLRRNLAAIGVFGLLGVALAQVCFFNAVRYLPVGVALLLEYLGIILVVGWTWLVQGQRPRRLTVAGSVAALTGLVFVLDLTGAGRLDPVGVLWGLGAGVGLAGYFVLAGRIDAALPSIVMASGGMAVGAGALLLLGLVGALPLRATFGAVDFAGQRTSWLLPIAGLALVAAVVAYLAGVAATRILGARLASFVGLTEVMFAVLIAWLVLGELPTIVQLLGGALIVAGVALVRLDELRTPVEPAPTEAAEPALT from the coding sequence ATGCGCCAACCTCCCGCTACCGGTGTCGGCCTCACCCTGGCGCTGATCTCCGCAGTGACCTTCGCCACCTCGGGCACCTTCGCCCGCTCGCTGATCAACGCCGGTTGGTCGGCCGAGGCGGTGGTCGTCGCCCGGGTCGGCATCGCCGCTCTGGTGTTGGCCCTGCCGGCGTTGCTCATCCTGCGCGGACGCTGGCCGGTGCTGCGCCGCAACCTCGCCGCGATCGGGGTCTTCGGGCTGCTCGGGGTCGCCCTCGCCCAGGTGTGCTTCTTCAACGCCGTGCGCTACCTGCCGGTCGGCGTGGCGCTGCTGCTGGAGTATCTCGGCATCATCCTCGTCGTCGGCTGGACCTGGCTGGTGCAGGGGCAGCGACCGCGCCGGCTGACCGTGGCCGGCTCGGTGGCGGCGCTGACCGGCCTGGTCTTCGTGCTCGACCTGACCGGGGCCGGTCGGCTCGACCCGGTCGGTGTGCTCTGGGGGCTGGGCGCCGGGGTCGGGCTCGCCGGTTACTTCGTGCTCGCCGGCCGGATCGACGCCGCACTGCCGTCGATCGTGATGGCCAGCGGCGGGATGGCGGTCGGTGCCGGTGCGCTGCTGCTGCTCGGCCTGGTCGGGGCGCTGCCGCTGCGGGCCACCTTCGGCGCGGTGGACTTCGCCGGCCAGCGCACCAGCTGGCTGCTTCCGATCGCCGGTCTCGCCCTGGTGGCGGCGGTGGTGGCCTATCTGGCCGGGGTCGCCGCCACCCGCATCCTGGGCGCCCGACTGGCTTCCTTCGTCGGACTGACCGAGGTGATGTTCGCGGTGCTGATCGCCTGGCTGGTGTTGGGCGAGCTGCCGACGATCGTGCAGCTGCTCGGCGGTGCGCTGATCGTCGCCGGGGTGGCCCTGGTCCGCCTCGACGAGCTGCGTACGCCCGTCGAACCGGCACCGACGGAGGCCGCAGAGCCGGCCCTGACGTGA
- a CDS encoding CGNR zinc finger domain-containing protein, giving the protein MLFAHDTECSLTAAAALVNTGGRDGEGLPDVAALDAFFTAHAYTGRHEHTEAELRTVRALRPRLRRIWYADVDEIVAIVNGLLREHRALPQLITHDDEPYHLHAVPRDAPLATRMAVEAAMAVADVVRSGELRRLRTCEHPDCDNVLVDLSKNRSRRFCDAGCGNRAAVSAYRARKAAATRP; this is encoded by the coding sequence TTGCTTTTCGCCCATGACACGGAATGTTCGCTCACCGCCGCCGCCGCGCTTGTCAACACCGGCGGTCGGGACGGCGAAGGGCTACCGGACGTCGCCGCCCTGGACGCCTTCTTCACCGCCCACGCCTACACCGGCCGGCACGAACACACCGAGGCCGAACTGCGGACGGTACGCGCACTGCGCCCTCGGCTCCGCCGGATCTGGTACGCCGACGTCGACGAGATCGTCGCGATCGTCAACGGGCTGCTCCGTGAGCACCGCGCCCTGCCCCAGCTCATCACGCACGACGACGAGCCGTACCACCTGCACGCCGTTCCGCGCGACGCCCCGCTGGCCACCCGGATGGCGGTCGAGGCGGCGATGGCGGTCGCGGACGTGGTCCGCAGCGGTGAGCTACGCCGGCTGCGTACCTGCGAGCACCCGGACTGCGACAACGTACTCGTCGACCTGTCCAAGAACCGGTCCCGTCGCTTCTGCGACGCCGGCTGCGGCAACCGCGCCGCGGTCAGCGCCTACCGCGCCCGCAAGGCCGCCGCCACCCGCCCCTGA